The following coding sequences lie in one Chitinivorax sp. PXF-14 genomic window:
- a CDS encoding TonB-dependent receptor, with product MHRLSRCDAGLLALLMGASQSVWSQDAVELPAVTVTVNKQSQALERVPASITVFDGDELEMVGARGLSDVTAMTPGFAAQPILGQSGVQPPVVRGLTANVISFSSSAVLAVDGVATLRGQGFDDGLLGVERVEILRGPQSTLYGRNAEAGVINIVTRKPGNDPYALVSLDLGSRDKQALRFDASRALVQDTLYLGVAGEFARQDGFIDNTYTGKTEDDRERHSGRLVLRWTPDARTDIALRLAQREYDDGGSNWGPTGGPRETVRSGTESWNRTKSRTASLDVSHELASGLRLRSITANNEHFDRILQDYDFQPADRMHLGRDHRFQTLSQEFRLEGKLGASTWLAGLYLDRDDNELNFENKTPLALTRAASTQKGSSGALFTHWAIPLAEHWSLEAGARIERDEFRFRLAEGNEQTRDWTRLSPKLAVQYQWQPQTQIYASVADGFRAGGFNTFAPETYRSYEPEKLRAYELGIKGTLLNRRLRYSAAVYRMDIDDMQVQQMGPVLGQIFITNAATARSTGAEAELRWLLGAGWQLQAALGLNRTRFREFKDGANDYAGNRNPFAPDINGHLGLRYDAPGGWYAQAQVAGYGKVYVDAANTAAYRRPGYGVVNLAAGYAWGHTELTAYVNNAADKQYDTVGFPSGTITIYSPPREFGLRLNWRL from the coding sequence ATGCACAGACTCTCGCGTTGCGACGCCGGCCTGCTGGCGCTCCTTATGGGCGCCAGTCAGTCCGTCTGGTCGCAGGATGCCGTGGAGCTTCCCGCCGTCACGGTGACGGTCAACAAACAGTCCCAGGCGCTGGAGCGCGTACCCGCCAGCATCACCGTCTTCGATGGCGACGAGCTGGAGATGGTTGGAGCGCGCGGCCTGTCCGACGTCACTGCGATGACACCCGGCTTCGCAGCCCAGCCGATATTGGGGCAGTCTGGCGTGCAGCCGCCGGTAGTTCGTGGCCTGACCGCCAACGTCATCTCGTTTTCGTCGTCGGCCGTGCTCGCGGTGGATGGCGTGGCGACGCTCCGCGGCCAGGGCTTCGACGACGGCCTGCTCGGTGTCGAACGGGTCGAAATCCTGCGCGGGCCGCAATCCACGCTCTACGGGCGTAACGCGGAAGCCGGCGTGATCAATATCGTCACGCGCAAGCCGGGCAACGACCCGTATGCCCTGGTCTCGCTCGACCTGGGCAGCCGCGACAAGCAGGCGCTGCGCTTCGACGCCAGCCGCGCGCTGGTGCAGGACACGCTCTATCTCGGCGTAGCCGGTGAGTTCGCACGGCAGGACGGATTCATCGACAACACCTATACCGGAAAGACCGAGGACGATCGCGAACGCCACAGCGGCAGGCTCGTGCTGCGCTGGACACCGGATGCGCGCACCGACATCGCATTGCGCCTCGCCCAACGCGAATACGACGACGGCGGTTCGAACTGGGGACCCACGGGCGGCCCGCGCGAAACGGTCCGCTCCGGAACGGAGAGCTGGAACCGGACCAAGTCGCGTACCGCATCGCTGGATGTTTCGCATGAACTGGCCTCCGGCCTGCGCCTGCGTTCAATCACGGCCAACAACGAGCACTTCGACCGGATTCTGCAGGACTATGATTTCCAGCCGGCGGACCGGATGCACCTGGGCCGCGACCACCGATTCCAGACTCTCTCGCAGGAGTTCCGGCTCGAAGGCAAGCTGGGCGCCAGCACCTGGCTCGCCGGCCTTTACCTCGACCGCGACGACAACGAGCTCAACTTCGAGAACAAGACGCCGCTGGCCCTGACGCGCGCCGCCTCGACGCAGAAGGGAAGTTCGGGCGCCTTGTTCACCCATTGGGCGATTCCGCTCGCCGAACACTGGTCGCTGGAGGCCGGCGCTCGCATCGAGCGCGACGAATTCCGCTTCAGGCTGGCCGAAGGGAACGAGCAGACGCGCGACTGGACGCGGCTCTCCCCCAAGCTGGCCGTGCAGTACCAATGGCAGCCCCAGACGCAGATCTACGCCAGCGTGGCGGACGGTTTCCGCGCCGGCGGCTTCAACACCTTCGCACCCGAAACCTACCGAAGCTATGAGCCGGAAAAGCTGCGCGCCTACGAACTGGGCATCAAGGGCACGCTCCTGAACCGCCGCCTGCGCTACAGCGCCGCCGTGTATCGCATGGACATCGACGACATGCAGGTGCAGCAGATGGGTCCGGTGCTTGGGCAAATATTCATTACCAATGCCGCCACGGCGCGATCGACCGGCGCGGAGGCCGAGCTGCGCTGGCTCCTCGGCGCCGGCTGGCAGCTTCAGGCGGCGCTCGGGCTGAACCGCACCCGTTTCCGCGAATTCAAGGATGGCGCCAACGACTACGCCGGCAACCGGAATCCGTTCGCGCCCGACATCAACGGACACCTCGGCCTGCGCTACGACGCGCCGGGCGGCTGGTACGCGCAGGCGCAGGTCGCCGGTTACGGCAAGGTCTATGTAGATGCCGCCAACACGGCAGCCTACCGGCGGCCCGGTTACGGTGTCGTCAACCTGGCCGCCGGCTACGCGTGGGGGCACACGGAGCTAACTGCCTACGTCAACAACGCCGCCGACAAACAGTACGACACCGTCGGCTTTCCGAGCGGAACCATCACCATCTACAGTCCGCCGCGCGAATTCGGGTTGCGGCTGAACTGGCGTCTTTGA
- a CDS encoding methyltransferase, with amino-acid sequence MNNHPLQAYWNLAAAAIQAEALSTALTLRIFEPLIELLTADELAVRLGLNARNTAHLLDLLWSMGLLERSTRPALDQLESTEPTYRLGVIARTYFLRASPAWYGDAWLYREARLRQAAGLLRDQARQGTQAEGGQALERFAEQWAAAARGHLAQDQCAATVPAALEIMSRVPEFASATRLLDLGGGPGWVAIELARRQDGISGVVFDFPEAVAVAQENIATAGLAHRIKVLGGDLAMDDIGSGYDLIWCSSVLHFVPDVVAALRKMHAALRPGGTLVCAHAEIGNDPSTAAQILQYYLPMLMQGRHVGRQGDMGAAMARGGFARIESFACGMFPMAPLTVVVGRKDE; translated from the coding sequence ATGAACAACCATCCCCTGCAGGCCTATTGGAATCTGGCTGCCGCCGCCATCCAGGCCGAGGCGCTCTCGACTGCTCTGACGCTGCGCATCTTCGAGCCACTGATCGAACTCCTGACGGCCGACGAACTGGCTGTCCGGCTTGGCTTGAACGCCAGGAACACCGCCCACCTGCTCGATCTGCTGTGGAGCATGGGCCTGCTGGAGCGATCCACCCGCCCCGCCCTGGACCAGCTTGAATCCACCGAGCCGACCTATCGGCTCGGGGTCATCGCCCGCACCTACTTCCTACGCGCGTCGCCGGCGTGGTACGGAGACGCCTGGCTCTACCGCGAGGCCCGACTCAGGCAGGCAGCGGGACTGCTGCGGGATCAGGCGCGGCAGGGTACCCAAGCCGAAGGCGGGCAGGCCCTCGAACGCTTCGCCGAGCAGTGGGCCGCCGCTGCGCGCGGTCATCTGGCCCAGGATCAGTGCGCAGCCACCGTTCCGGCCGCGCTGGAGATCATGTCCCGGGTGCCGGAGTTCGCATCGGCGACCCGGCTGCTCGACCTGGGCGGTGGGCCGGGGTGGGTGGCCATCGAACTGGCGCGCCGACAGGATGGCATCTCCGGCGTGGTCTTCGATTTTCCGGAGGCCGTGGCCGTCGCGCAGGAGAACATCGCAACTGCGGGGCTCGCGCACCGTATCAAGGTGCTGGGCGGCGATCTGGCGATGGACGATATCGGCAGCGGCTACGACCTGATCTGGTGTTCCTCGGTGCTTCACTTCGTGCCCGATGTCGTAGCCGCGCTGCGCAAGATGCACGCGGCACTGCGGCCGGGCGGCACGCTGGTGTGCGCACACGCGGAAATCGGCAATGATCCGTCCACCGCCGCTCAGATATTGCAGTACTACCTGCCGATGCTGATGCAGGGGCGGCATGTTGGACGGCAGGGGGACATGGGGGCGGCGATGGCACGCGGCGGCTTCGCCCGCATCGAGAGCTTCGCCTGCGGCATGTTTCCGATGGCGCCGCTCACGGTCGTCGTCGGGCGCAAGGACGAATGA
- a CDS encoding MFS transporter, which produces MPRSLMRQALFGWVNFALTAPGIYLWVGLPLVMRQHGWSGTEIGLFQLAGLPAVFKLFLALPIQRWRPGRRPELHWAWLTGAGYFLALLGLAALGADTHKGALFALTFLAALCATWADIPVNALAIQLFRPEERPLAGGVRSAVTFAGAVVGGGVMLLVQQALGWAAPFLILGACLLAALALLGLVREETHAQSMQGLPPFVVWRGFFRQAGARTWTVALLGYFPFVAAAWLYLKPLLLDRGFPASEVALIAGVGGGALGAAASLAVGFVPRTRMPDALSLSAGANAVALALLAVAAALAAGPWLIGAAVLLAAAMGVVSSLAFALMMEFARSDLRAVDYGLQASLFTLSRIAVAPLAGLLLDRLGHPGMLGVLAVAALVVVLSISTRRRFGIALT; this is translated from the coding sequence ATGCCGCGATCCCTCATGCGCCAGGCCCTGTTCGGCTGGGTCAACTTTGCCCTGACGGCGCCGGGGATCTACCTCTGGGTGGGACTGCCGCTGGTCATGCGGCAGCACGGCTGGTCGGGCACCGAGATCGGCCTCTTTCAGCTCGCCGGCCTGCCGGCGGTGTTCAAGCTGTTCCTCGCCCTGCCCATCCAGCGCTGGCGGCCGGGGCGCCGCCCCGAACTGCACTGGGCATGGCTGACCGGCGCCGGCTACTTTCTGGCGCTCCTGGGTCTGGCCGCCCTGGGTGCCGACACCCACAAGGGTGCCCTCTTCGCGCTGACCTTCCTGGCGGCCCTGTGCGCCACCTGGGCGGACATCCCGGTCAATGCGCTGGCCATCCAGTTGTTTCGTCCCGAGGAGCGCCCGCTCGCCGGCGGTGTGCGCTCGGCGGTCACTTTCGCCGGTGCGGTCGTGGGCGGCGGCGTCATGCTGCTGGTCCAGCAGGCGCTCGGCTGGGCCGCGCCTTTCCTCATCCTGGGCGCCTGCCTGCTGGCGGCGCTTGCGCTGCTCGGTCTCGTGCGGGAAGAGACCCATGCGCAGAGCATGCAAGGCTTGCCGCCATTCGTCGTCTGGCGGGGGTTTTTCCGGCAGGCCGGCGCGAGAACATGGACGGTGGCGCTGCTCGGTTACTTCCCCTTCGTGGCCGCCGCCTGGCTCTACCTCAAGCCCTTGCTTCTCGACCGCGGCTTTCCCGCCAGCGAGGTCGCCTTGATCGCCGGTGTCGGCGGCGGGGCGCTCGGAGCGGCGGCGAGCCTGGCCGTCGGCTTCGTGCCGCGCACGCGCATGCCGGACGCCCTATCGCTGTCCGCCGGCGCCAATGCCGTCGCGCTCGCCCTGCTGGCCGTCGCAGCCGCGCTTGCGGCGGGGCCATGGCTGATTGGCGCCGCCGTGCTGCTGGCGGCCGCCATGGGCGTGGTCTCCTCGCTGGCCTTCGCGCTGATGATGGAATTCGCCCGCAGCGATCTGCGAGCAGTGGACTACGGGCTGCAGGCCAGCCTGTTCACGCTCAGCCGCATTGCGGTCGCCCCGTTGGCCGGGCTGTTGCTCGACCGGCTGGGCCATCCTGGCATGCTGGGCGTGCTTGCCGTCGCCGCGCTGGTGGTTGTCTTGTCGATCTCCACACGGCGAAGATTCGGAATAGCACTGACGTGA
- the radC gene encoding DNA repair protein RadC, whose protein sequence is MSCVVADSRPESLTLIATQHEDWIIQQAITLLETRVFKAGPSLGSPAAVRDYLRLKLVAEPNEVFAAVFLDSQHQVIAFEPLFKGTIDQTSVYPRVVVQRALALNASALILAHQHPSGVTEPSVADRALTDRLRAALDTVDVRVVDHFIVGKGTPYSFAEAGLL, encoded by the coding sequence ATGTCTTGTGTCGTCGCCGACTCCCGCCCGGAGTCGCTCACCCTGATCGCCACCCAGCACGAGGACTGGATCATCCAGCAGGCCATCACCTTGCTGGAGACGCGCGTCTTCAAGGCCGGTCCGTCGCTGGGCAGTCCCGCCGCCGTGCGTGATTACCTGCGCCTGAAACTGGTCGCGGAACCCAACGAAGTCTTCGCCGCCGTGTTCCTCGACAGCCAGCACCAGGTGATCGCCTTCGAGCCGCTGTTCAAGGGCACGATCGACCAGACTTCGGTGTATCCGCGGGTGGTTGTCCAGCGTGCGCTGGCGCTCAACGCCTCGGCGCTGATCCTGGCGCACCAGCACCCCTCGGGGGTGACCGAGCCCTCGGTCGCCGACCGTGCGCTCACGGACCGGCTGAGAGCCGCCCTGGACACCGTCGATGTGCGTGTGGTGGATCACTTCATCGTCGGCAAGGGCACGCCGTACTCGTTCGCCGAAGCTGGCTTGTTGTAA
- a CDS encoding DsbA family protein, which yields MHLPGFVRSRRFVPLALVTAALLLGAAAWTFLRPHAIAQAEVRPPNRTHAAPSTPSPPATPSGPPWRYGRPGARFTVVEYADLECPFCRTYFPVLKRWIDGHPEVNWQWHHLPLAMHEPAASAEARLVECIGETGGGAAFWQAVDWVYARTRGDGQGLPEGLHYPDLTPATQQCLDSDRPDAMIRAQAAEAAKNGVTATPALQLRDRETGRTLLLHGPVEGDALLSALDLLAAGAEPSRTPDMPAASVGDMPR from the coding sequence ATGCACCTGCCCGGATTCGTTCGATCCCGCCGTTTCGTTCCGCTCGCGTTGGTGACGGCCGCCTTGCTTCTTGGCGCTGCGGCCTGGACCTTCCTGCGCCCGCATGCCATTGCACAAGCTGAAGTTCGCCCTCCGAACCGTACACACGCAGCGCCATCGACGCCTTCGCCTCCAGCGACCCCTTCCGGACCGCCCTGGCGCTATGGCCGGCCCGGCGCGCGTTTCACGGTGGTGGAGTACGCCGATTTGGAGTGTCCGTTCTGCCGGACCTATTTCCCGGTGCTCAAGCGCTGGATCGACGGGCATCCCGAGGTGAACTGGCAGTGGCACCACCTGCCGCTGGCCATGCATGAACCGGCGGCCTCCGCCGAAGCGCGCCTGGTCGAGTGCATCGGAGAAACCGGCGGCGGCGCCGCGTTCTGGCAGGCCGTGGATTGGGTCTATGCCCGCACGCGCGGCGACGGACAGGGGCTGCCCGAAGGGCTGCACTATCCCGACCTCACGCCTGCCACGCAGCAGTGTCTCGACAGCGACCGGCCCGACGCGATGATCCGCGCCCAGGCGGCGGAAGCGGCAAAGAACGGCGTCACCGCCACACCGGCATTGCAACTGCGCGACCGCGAGACCGGCAGGACCCTCTTGCTGCACGGCCCCGTCGAAGGTGACGCCCTGCTATCGGCCCTCGATCTGCTCGCCGCCGGTGCAGAGCCGTCGCGCACCCCAGACATGCCCGCCGCGTCCGTCGGCGACATGCCCAGGTAG
- a CDS encoding conjugative transfer ATPase, producing MAWSVPFLRARQAETPAGAEAAADDAWTRHVSMLATHGISEPGSALAVRRRKPATEADAQALYGVAPSFADLLPWVEYLTESKCMLLEDGQSVAAFFELAPVGTEGRELTWLWQARDALENALQDSFDELDENPWVVQLYAQDEANWDGYLRGLASYVRPRARGSAFSEFYLRFFTHHLRAIAKPGGLFEDTTVTRLQWRGQVRRVRMVVYRRTPISASPRRGQSPEQALATICDRLVGGLANAGVKARRMNAADIHDWLLRWLNPHPTLLGPGAEDRERFYALTRYPEEMEEGEIELASGDFAQRLFFGQPGSDVGNGTWLFDGMPHRVVVMDRLRMPPPTGHITGETRKGGDAVNALFDQMPEDTVMCLTLVATPQDVLEAYLNHLSRKSVGETLASEQTRQDVQQARTLIGSAHKLYRGALAFYLRGRDLAQLDARGLQLVNVMLNAGLQPVREEDEVAPLNSYLRWLPCVFDPALDKRQWYTQLMFAQHAANLAPVWGRSQGTGHPGITFFNRGGGPITFDPLNRLDRQMNAHLFLFGPTGSGKSATLNNILNQVTAIYRPRLFIVEAGNSFGLFGDFAARLGLTVHRVKLAPGAGVSLAPFADAHRLVETPSQVQTLDADDLDEDRDEAARVADADEQRDVLGELEITARLMITGGEDKEEARMTRADRSLIRQCILDAAQRCVAEKRTVLTRDVRDVLRERARDATLPEARRTRLLEMADAMDMFCQGVDGEMFDRPGTPWPEADITIVDLATFAREGYNAQLSIAYISLINTVNNIAERDQFLGRPIINVTDEGHIITKNPLLAPYVVKITKMWRKLGAWYWLATQNIDDLPKAAEPMLNMIEWWICLSMPPDEVEKIARFRELNPAQKALMLSARKEAGKFSEGVILSKSMEVLFRAVPPSLYLALAQTEPEEKAERYQLMQQYGIGELDAAFKVAEKIDRARGIESLALDALA from the coding sequence ATGGCCTGGTCCGTTCCCTTCCTGCGGGCGCGCCAGGCCGAAACCCCAGCCGGCGCAGAAGCAGCTGCCGACGACGCCTGGACACGGCACGTGTCGATGCTGGCTACGCATGGCATCAGCGAGCCCGGCAGTGCGCTGGCCGTCCGCCGCCGCAAGCCGGCCACCGAGGCGGACGCCCAGGCGCTCTACGGGGTGGCCCCGTCCTTCGCCGATCTGTTGCCCTGGGTCGAATACCTGACCGAGTCGAAGTGCATGCTGCTGGAAGACGGCCAGTCGGTGGCGGCCTTCTTCGAGTTGGCGCCGGTCGGCACCGAGGGGCGTGAACTGACCTGGCTGTGGCAGGCGCGCGATGCGCTGGAGAACGCCCTGCAGGACTCCTTCGACGAACTCGACGAGAACCCCTGGGTGGTCCAGCTCTACGCCCAGGACGAGGCGAACTGGGATGGCTATCTGCGCGGGCTGGCCAGCTACGTGCGGCCACGCGCCCGGGGCAGCGCCTTCAGCGAGTTCTACCTGCGCTTCTTCACCCACCACCTGCGCGCGATCGCCAAGCCCGGAGGCCTGTTCGAGGACACCACGGTGACGCGCCTGCAGTGGCGCGGCCAGGTTCGGCGCGTGCGCATGGTGGTCTATCGGCGCACGCCCATTTCCGCATCGCCCCGCCGCGGCCAGTCCCCCGAGCAGGCGCTGGCGACGATCTGCGACCGGCTCGTGGGCGGCCTCGCAAACGCGGGCGTGAAGGCGCGGCGCATGAACGCCGCCGACATCCACGACTGGCTGCTGCGGTGGCTCAACCCCCATCCGACGCTGCTGGGGCCGGGCGCCGAAGATCGCGAGCGCTTCTACGCGCTGACCCGCTATCCCGAGGAGATGGAAGAGGGGGAAATCGAGCTGGCCAGCGGCGACTTCGCGCAACGTCTGTTCTTCGGCCAGCCGGGCTCGGACGTGGGCAACGGCACCTGGCTCTTCGACGGCATGCCGCACCGGGTGGTCGTGATGGACCGCCTGCGCATGCCTCCGCCAACGGGCCACATCACCGGGGAGACCCGCAAGGGCGGTGATGCCGTCAATGCGCTGTTCGACCAGATGCCGGAAGACACGGTGATGTGCCTCACGCTCGTTGCCACGCCCCAGGACGTGCTGGAAGCGTACCTGAACCACCTGAGCAGGAAGTCGGTCGGCGAGACCCTCGCTTCGGAGCAGACCCGCCAGGACGTGCAGCAGGCGCGCACCTTGATCGGCAGCGCGCACAAGCTCTATCGCGGCGCGCTGGCGTTCTACCTGCGCGGGCGCGATCTGGCGCAGCTCGACGCCCGGGGCCTGCAACTGGTCAACGTCATGCTCAACGCCGGTCTGCAACCGGTGCGCGAAGAAGACGAGGTGGCGCCGCTCAACAGCTACCTGCGTTGGCTGCCCTGCGTGTTCGACCCGGCCCTCGACAAGCGCCAGTGGTACACCCAGCTCATGTTCGCGCAACATGCCGCGAACCTCGCGCCGGTCTGGGGGCGCAGCCAGGGGACGGGGCATCCGGGCATCACCTTCTTCAACCGCGGCGGCGGTCCCATCACCTTCGATCCCTTGAATCGCCTCGACCGGCAGATGAATGCGCACCTGTTCCTGTTCGGCCCCACCGGCTCGGGCAAGAGCGCGACCCTCAACAACATCCTGAACCAGGTGACGGCTATCTACCGGCCGCGCCTCTTTATCGTCGAGGCGGGCAACAGCTTTGGCCTGTTCGGCGATTTCGCCGCGCGGCTGGGCCTCACAGTGCATCGCGTGAAGCTCGCCCCCGGCGCCGGGGTCAGCCTCGCTCCGTTTGCCGATGCACACCGCCTGGTGGAGACGCCCAGCCAGGTGCAGACGCTGGATGCCGATGACCTGGACGAGGACCGCGACGAGGCAGCGCGTGTCGCCGATGCTGACGAACAGCGCGACGTGCTCGGCGAGCTGGAGATCACCGCGCGCCTGATGATCACCGGTGGCGAGGACAAGGAAGAAGCGCGCATGACGCGCGCCGACCGCAGCCTGATCCGCCAGTGCATTCTCGATGCGGCTCAGCGCTGCGTGGCGGAGAAACGCACCGTGCTCACGCGCGACGTGCGCGATGTGCTGCGCGAACGCGCCCGCGATGCGACGTTGCCGGAGGCACGGCGCACCCGGCTGCTGGAGATGGCCGACGCCATGGACATGTTCTGCCAAGGCGTCGACGGCGAAATGTTCGATCGGCCCGGCACGCCCTGGCCCGAGGCCGACATCACGATCGTGGACCTGGCGACCTTCGCCCGCGAGGGCTACAACGCCCAGCTCTCGATCGCCTACATCAGCCTCATCAACACGGTGAACAACATCGCTGAGCGCGACCAGTTCCTCGGCCGGCCGATCATCAACGTCACCGACGAGGGGCACATCATCACCAAGAATCCGCTGCTCGCCCCCTACGTGGTCAAGATCACCAAGATGTGGCGCAAGCTCGGCGCCTGGTACTGGCTGGCGACCCAGAACATCGACGACCTGCCCAAGGCGGCCGAACCGATGCTCAACATGATCGAGTGGTGGATCTGCCTGTCGATGCCCCCGGACGAGGTGGAGAAGATCGCGCGCTTCCGCGAGCTGAACCCGGCGCAGAAGGCGCTGATGCTCTCCGCCCGCAAGGAGGCCGGCAAGTTCAGCGAGGGCGTGATCCTGTCCAAGTCGATGGAAGTGCTGTTCCGCGCGGTGCCGCCCAGCCTGTACTTGGCGTTGGCCCAGACCGAGCCGGAAGAGAAGGCAGAGCGCTACCAGTTGATGCAGCAGTACGGCATTGGCGAACTGGATGCCGCCTTCAAGGTGGCCGAGAAGATCGACCGTGCCCGCGGGATCGAGTCGCTCGCGCTCGACGCGTTGGCGTGA
- a CDS encoding TIGR03751 family conjugal transfer lipoprotein has protein sequence MRRNWTDTVVAMLVATALGGCATSKDKVLPHGDHTMLDVWNQETGGSAGGGQPARQLLDARQGLRRPLTEADAQAAPANNAAYTRTAANEIYRQFHRLPNPDLVMYVFPHLAGTDPVPVPGYTTVFPLYQRVQYAMPGERLEDY, from the coding sequence ATGCGTCGGAACTGGACTGATACGGTCGTGGCCATGCTCGTGGCCACGGCGCTGGGCGGCTGTGCCACCAGCAAGGACAAGGTGCTGCCGCATGGCGATCACACCATGCTAGATGTCTGGAACCAGGAGACCGGCGGCAGCGCGGGCGGGGGCCAGCCTGCCCGGCAACTGCTCGATGCGCGCCAGGGCCTGCGCCGGCCGCTGACCGAGGCCGACGCGCAGGCCGCGCCGGCGAATAACGCGGCCTACACCCGCACGGCGGCCAACGAAATCTACCGCCAGTTCCACCGGCTGCCGAACCCGGACCTGGTGATGTACGTCTTCCCCCACCTGGCCGGCACCGACCCCGTGCCGGTGCCCGGCTACACCACGGTGTTTCCGCTCTACCAGCGAGTGCAGTACGCCATGCCGGGCGAACGGTTGGAGGACTATTGA
- a CDS encoding TIGR03752 family integrating conjugative element protein, with protein MKSNPLLKWLLIPMVLLVIFVGIKLFSGDRGAKPAQPGAANPLTPEEMKALGIEGDTPRDTVATLVAQVKQLRNELQTALTDNKNQKAENERMRARESAVDQRIQTALDGERGRLQQDRDQVASDRQQTQSLLQDLQRRLDGLTGKGGQADLPVGLGLEEGDGKNFGGSQGSVARGSSGTRWVEPDDAKPSRNSGASSSPTFPTSFGPAQKTLSNTADSVASTVADAGSRAVDAPAKPVYTVPSNSTLMGSIAMTALIGRVPIDGTVNDPYPFKVLIGPDNLTANGIDIPDVAGAVVSGTASGDWTLSCVRGQIRSVTFVFHDGTIRTVPENGARSQGGNGGQTGGNGAGGSATQGGLGWISDPYGIPCVSGERRSNAQQYLGSQALITAAGAGAASLIKSDNGSVAVVSNSNGSLGTVGISGNEAMGRILAGGVRDMADWVNKLYGQAFAAIYVQPGAKVAVHLEQPLNIDYDAKGRRVNHRIGEAHASELD; from the coding sequence ATGAAGAGTAACCCCCTCCTCAAGTGGCTGCTGATTCCGATGGTGCTGCTGGTGATCTTCGTCGGCATCAAGCTCTTCTCGGGCGACCGCGGTGCCAAACCCGCACAACCCGGCGCCGCCAATCCGCTCACGCCCGAGGAGATGAAGGCTCTGGGCATCGAGGGCGACACACCGCGCGACACCGTTGCCACGCTGGTCGCCCAGGTCAAGCAGTTGCGCAACGAGCTGCAGACCGCGCTCACCGACAACAAGAATCAGAAGGCCGAGAACGAACGCATGCGTGCCCGCGAGAGCGCGGTCGACCAGCGCATCCAGACCGCCCTGGACGGCGAGCGCGGCCGCCTGCAGCAGGACCGTGACCAGGTCGCCAGCGACCGCCAGCAGACGCAGAGTCTGCTGCAGGACCTGCAGCGGCGCCTCGATGGCCTCACCGGCAAGGGCGGCCAGGCCGATTTGCCCGTCGGGCTGGGCCTGGAGGAAGGCGACGGCAAGAACTTCGGCGGCAGCCAGGGCAGCGTTGCTCGCGGCAGCAGCGGCACGCGCTGGGTGGAGCCGGACGACGCCAAACCCTCCAGGAACAGCGGCGCAAGCAGCAGCCCAACATTTCCCACCAGCTTCGGACCCGCGCAGAAGACCCTGAGCAATACGGCCGACAGCGTTGCGAGCACCGTCGCCGATGCGGGCAGCCGCGCGGTAGACGCTCCCGCCAAGCCGGTCTATACGGTGCCGTCGAACTCGACGCTAATGGGGTCGATTGCCATGACGGCGCTGATCGGGCGCGTGCCGATCGACGGCACAGTGAACGACCCGTACCCCTTCAAGGTGCTGATCGGGCCGGACAACCTCACCGCCAACGGCATCGACATCCCTGACGTGGCCGGCGCCGTGGTCAGCGGCACCGCCTCGGGCGACTGGACGCTCTCGTGCGTGCGCGGCCAGATCCGCAGCGTGACCTTCGTGTTCCATGACGGGACCATCCGCACCGTGCCGGAGAACGGCGCGCGCAGCCAGGGTGGCAACGGCGGCCAAACCGGCGGCAACGGCGCGGGCGGCAGTGCCACTCAGGGCGGCCTGGGCTGGATCAGCGATCCCTACGGCATTCCCTGCGTCTCCGGCGAGCGGCGCAGCAACGCCCAGCAGTACCTCGGCTCGCAGGCGCTGATCACCGCGGCCGGTGCCGGCGCTGCGTCGCTCATCAAGTCCGACAACGGCAGCGTGGCCGTCGTCTCCAACAGCAACGGCTCGCTCGGCACGGTCGGCATCTCGGGCAACGAAGCCATGGGCCGCATCCTGGCCGGTGGCGTGCGCGACATGGCCGATTGGGTCAACAAGCTCTACGGCCAGGCCTTCGCCGCCATCTACGTGCAGCCCGGCGCGAAGGTCGCCGTCCATCTGGAGCAGCCCCTCAACATCGACTACGACGCCAAGGGGCGCCGGGTCAATCACCGCATCGGAGAAGCCCATGCGTCGGAACTGGACTGA